A window of the Proteus terrae subsp. cibarius genome harbors these coding sequences:
- a CDS encoding phosphoglycerate mutase family protein, whose amino-acid sequence MRSVFIFLSIFILGFSHMAYSDQTLVFIRHGEKPDNDSGQLTCKGLNRALALPDVLINQFGKPDALFAAAPKQSKLGNSLRSLQTISPIAIKTSLPIHLQYHAKEIKELREDLLSQQYENSVIFIAWEHDNLVKVARDIMKQEGGDPKLIPKWKSSDFDSIYILKIIREGDKKNVIFEQKQQGLDSVSEDCP is encoded by the coding sequence ATGCGCAGTGTATTTATATTTTTGAGCATATTTATTTTAGGATTTAGTCATATGGCGTATTCCGATCAAACCCTTGTCTTTATAAGACATGGCGAAAAGCCTGATAATGATAGTGGGCAGTTGACCTGTAAAGGATTAAATAGAGCATTAGCACTACCCGATGTGCTTATAAATCAATTTGGCAAACCTGATGCATTATTTGCAGCAGCACCTAAACAAAGTAAATTAGGTAATTCATTACGTTCACTTCAAACGATTTCTCCTATCGCCATTAAAACTTCATTGCCTATCCATCTTCAATATCATGCTAAAGAGATAAAAGAATTACGCGAAGATCTGCTCAGTCAGCAATATGAGAATTCAGTTATTTTTATTGCATGGGAGCACGATAATTTAGTCAAAGTGGCACGAGATATCATGAAACAAGAGGGTGGTGATCCTAAATTAATACCTAAATGGAAAAGTAGTGATTTTGATAGTATCTATATCTTAAAAATTATCCGAGAGGGCGATAAGAAAAACGTCATATTTGAACAAAAACAGCAAGGTTTAGATAGCGTGTCGGAAGATTGTCCATAA
- the smpB gene encoding SsrA-binding protein SmpB, with protein sequence MTKKKSHKPGSATIALNKRARHEYFIEDEIEAGLALQGWEVKSLRAGKANISDSYVVMRDGEAYLFGATITPLNVASTHVVCDPTRTRKLLLKQRELDNLYGQINRDGYTVVALSLYWKNAWCKIKIGVAKGKKDHDKRDTIKDREWKLDKARIMKNANR encoded by the coding sequence ATGACAAAGAAAAAATCACACAAACCTGGTTCCGCGACCATTGCGTTAAACAAACGTGCTCGCCATGAATATTTCATCGAAGATGAGATAGAAGCGGGCTTGGCGCTTCAAGGCTGGGAAGTTAAATCACTGCGTGCAGGAAAAGCCAACATCAGTGATAGCTACGTTGTCATGCGTGATGGCGAAGCTTATCTTTTTGGTGCAACTATTACCCCTTTAAATGTTGCATCAACTCATGTGGTTTGTGATCCGACACGCACCCGTAAATTATTATTAAAACAACGTGAACTTGATAATCTTTATGGTCAAATCAACCGTGATGGTTATACCGTTGTTGCTCTTTCCCTTTATTGGAAAAACGCTTGGTGCAAAATCAAAATTGGCGTTGCAAAGGGTAAGAAAGATCACGATAAACGCGATACCATTAAAGATCGTGAGTGGAAATTAGACAAAGCACGTATTATGAAAAATGCCAATCGCTAA
- a CDS encoding PhzF family phenazine biosynthesis protein: protein MQNEVIRSVEHEIKVHLINSFTRNNKGGNPAGVVLNPPLLSDEQKIAIAKEVGFSETAFVYQGEETDFKVDFFTPEGEVDFCGHATLAVFFTLSSLNLLASGHYTQKTKAGILSVAIDTENVVMEQSLPVSRQAPSVDDVATALGINREVILETGLPIEIFSTGLPDILIPVQFGQLDMLKPNFDAIANLSREFNTIGFHVFELSQDKEITAHCRNFAPLYGINEESATGSSSGALGCYLVKHVFPHKTHFLLEQGRAMQCSSLIHVIIDSTENTISRVRVGGKATMIGSKIITL, encoded by the coding sequence ATGCAAAATGAAGTTATACGCTCAGTAGAGCACGAGATCAAAGTACACCTTATAAACTCATTTACTCGAAATAATAAAGGTGGTAATCCTGCTGGCGTAGTACTTAATCCCCCTCTATTAAGTGATGAACAGAAAATTGCTATCGCTAAAGAAGTCGGCTTTTCTGAAACGGCCTTTGTTTATCAAGGCGAAGAGACTGATTTTAAGGTTGATTTTTTCACTCCTGAAGGAGAAGTTGATTTCTGTGGTCATGCTACATTAGCCGTCTTTTTCACTTTATCTTCACTCAACTTATTGGCTTCTGGCCATTACACACAAAAAACGAAAGCAGGTATTTTAAGCGTAGCGATTGATACTGAAAATGTTGTTATGGAGCAATCACTACCCGTTTCACGACAAGCTCCAAGTGTCGACGATGTGGCTACTGCGCTGGGAATAAATCGCGAAGTTATCTTAGAAACCGGCTTACCCATTGAAATATTTTCAACGGGATTACCCGATATTTTGATCCCCGTACAATTTGGGCAATTAGATATGCTAAAGCCTAATTTTGATGCAATAGCAAATCTAAGTCGTGAATTTAATACTATCGGTTTTCATGTTTTCGAGCTTAGCCAAGATAAAGAAATTACTGCTCATTGTCGCAATTTTGCGCCTTTATATGGTATTAATGAAGAGTCTGCAACTGGGAGCTCTAGTGGCGCTTTAGGTTGTTATCTTGTTAAGCATGTTTTCCCTCATAAAACACATTTTCTATTAGAGCAAGGGCGTGCAATGCAATGCTCCTCTCTTATTCACGTTATTATTGATTCAACGGAAAATACGATTAGTCGAGTGAGAGTGGGCGGAAAAGCGACAATGATAGGTTCGAAGATTATTACTCTTTAA
- a CDS encoding RnfH family protein translates to MTKIWVEVTYALPDKQYLIPVELTLGDTVEQAIIASNILTICSDIDLTKNKVGIYSRPTKLSDNVRDGDRIEIYRPLIADPKEMRRKRAEKARQKAD, encoded by the coding sequence GTGACTAAAATATGGGTAGAGGTAACCTATGCGTTGCCCGATAAGCAGTATCTTATCCCTGTTGAACTAACGTTAGGGGACACGGTTGAACAAGCTATTATTGCTTCAAATATCTTAACAATTTGTAGTGATATTGATTTGACTAAAAATAAAGTAGGTATTTATAGTCGGCCAACAAAATTAAGCGATAATGTGCGAGATGGCGATAGAATTGAAATTTATCGACCTTTAATTGCTGATCCTAAAGAAATGCGTCGTAAACGCGCTGAAAAAGCACGACAAAAAGCGGATTGA
- the bamE gene encoding outer membrane protein assembly factor BamE — protein sequence MRFKLLKVAALSLVVMTSGCSMFERLVYHPDINQGNYLTPAEVAKVQQGMTQQQVQFALGTPMLKDPFGSQTWYYVFREEPGHQKVRQETLTLTFDSNGILTKIDKQGNMPSFSAPETKS from the coding sequence ATGCGTTTTAAACTGTTAAAAGTTGCCGCCTTATCTTTAGTCGTAATGACTTCAGGTTGCTCTATGTTCGAGAGACTGGTTTATCACCCAGATATCAATCAGGGAAATTATTTAACGCCAGCCGAAGTCGCAAAAGTTCAGCAAGGAATGACACAGCAGCAAGTCCAATTTGCCCTTGGTACGCCAATGCTTAAAGATCCTTTCGGAAGCCAGACTTGGTATTATGTTTTCCGTGAAGAGCCTGGTCATCAAAAAGTACGTCAAGAGACTCTCACTCTGACTTTTGATAGCAATGGCATACTGACTAAGATTGATAAACAAGGCAATATGCCTAGCTTCTCAGCACCTGAAACAAAATCGTAA
- a CDS encoding SRPBCC family protein gives MPQISRSALVPFSTEQMFKLVNDVLTYPDFLPGCVGSKLIKSTPEEMIASINVSKAGISKTFTTHNFLKTNERVDMRLVDGPFRKLTGGWVFTALDDNACKIEFQLDFEFTNKLIELAFGRIFKDLTNNMVQAFTHRAKEIYRD, from the coding sequence ATGCCTCAGATTAGTCGATCTGCTCTTGTCCCTTTTAGCACAGAGCAAATGTTTAAACTGGTTAATGATGTTCTTACTTATCCTGATTTTCTACCAGGATGCGTTGGAAGTAAACTGATCAAAAGCACACCAGAAGAAATGATTGCATCAATAAATGTCTCTAAAGCGGGAATTAGTAAAACATTTACTACCCATAACTTTTTAAAGACTAATGAGCGTGTTGATATGCGTCTTGTTGATGGCCCCTTTCGTAAATTAACAGGGGGATGGGTGTTTACCGCACTTGATGATAATGCGTGTAAAATAGAATTTCAGCTAGACTTTGAGTTCACTAATAAATTAATTGAGTTAGCTTTTGGCCGTATTTTTAAAGATTTAACGAACAATATGGTTCAAGCATTTACTCACAGAGCGAAAGAGATCTATCGTGACTAA